In Toxoplasma gondii ME49 chromosome VIII, whole genome shotgun sequence, a single genomic region encodes these proteins:
- a CDS encoding hypothetical protein (encoded by transcript TGME49_269020~Predicted trans-membrane domain (TMHMM2.0):254-277) has protein sequence MGEPSPSDLPGETDSQRRLPSPHRGRARRQENSGDEENQRERSCSRVQRDTTLSALPEQPASLASLSPRVRRLASSPPSSSASSSSSSAPSSSSAPSSSASSSSSAAPSSSRCSSSPMQRRVLTSDGGGGNTAGALASARRRAGRTEASKTGGDEQLDDEASRVHTAGEQPQEQRRRARCRVGSKGGRRRGNSLRRGARRHSEERHCMPPSPSFASSSLSPAEERRQAATPSSLPLASSPLSSCPLFLRPLRVSLLISLLFALGLGVLLFLATPLTLRNGARDSQQLFLPYCNKTRNLPLALVDNSPAPPPPALAARSRDCVPCPAHAVCLNGEMRCVPPYIQASTRSAALESLLARFGVRATFLRSFFVLSGLSRGEDASSCVEDEAAKETAKRVTDAVVLFLRSKAGKAQCASFAPLGSQQSQQSPRPASAPPCEEGVESGRGARHTVGCPDKSVFQGRDRDATFARRTEKMFAETRGTEDIEEHSGRSSLSGRTSKSSGALSGERSARESRPSESATRWEIIQLAQVKDLLEDDNVYAYVFNHFLDEETAERNFSVRVEQTYSFQSLDLVVPTENAGHAGSRTLTHTLDFTL, from the exons ATGGGGGAACCTTCGCCTTCCGACTTgcctggagagacagactcCCAGAGGCGCCTCCCCTCGCCTCACCGCGGACGTGCTCGACGCCAGGAAAacagcggagacgaagagaatcAGCGAGA GAGAAGTTGCTCACGAGTGCAACGAGACACGACTCTCTCGGCGCTTCCCGAGCAACCTGCCTCACTTGCCTCCTTGTCTCCCCGGGTCCGCCGACTAgcgtcttcccctccttcttcctctgcttcatcttcttcctcttctgcaccttcttcatcttctgcaccttcttcctctgcttcatcttcttcctctgctgcaccttcttcctctcgctgttcgtcttctcccatGCAGAGGCGAGTCCTGACGTCTGACGGCGGCGGAGGGAACACTGCAGGGGCGCTCGCGAGCGCGAGGCGACGCGCTGGGCGCACGGAGGCCTCGAAAACCGGCGGAGATGAACAGCTGGACGACGAGGCTTCTCGCGTACATACAGCCGGCGAGCAACCACAGGAGCAAAGACGACGAGCCCGCTGTCGCGTGGGGAGCAaaggaggcagacgaagaggcaacAGCTTGCGTCGG GGAGCAAGGCGACACTCCGAAGAACGCCATTGCATGCCTCCGTCCCCgtccttcgcgtcttcgtctctctcgccggcTGAAGAGAGGCGCCAGGCGGCGACGCCCAGTTCCctgcctctcgcttcctctcctctctccagctgtccTCTGTTCCTGCGTCCGCTACGTGTCTCCTTGTTGATTTCACTGCTCTTCGCCCTCGGTCTcggcgtccttctcttcttggcGACCCCCCTGACTCTGCGGAACGGCGCCCGCGACTCCCAGCAACTTTTCCTCCCCTACTGCAACAAGACAAGGAACCTGCCCCTTGCCCTCGTCGACAactcgcctgcgcctcctccgcctGCGCTCGCTGCCCGCTCGCGGGATTGTGTGCCTTgtcccgcgcatgcagtttgttTGAACGGCGAGATGCGTTGTGTGCCGCCCTACATTCAAGCCTCGACGCGCTCGGCGGCGCTTGAGAGTTTGTTGGCGCGCTTCGGCGTGCGCGCGACGTTTCTcaggagtttcttcgtcCTGTCGGGCCTCTCCCGCGGGGAAGACGCGTCCTCCTGTGTCGAGGACGAGGcggcaaaggagacagcgaaacgcgTCACAGACGCcgttgttctctttctccggagCAAAGCTGGAAAGGCGCAGTGTGCCTCCTTCGCTCCCCTCGGCTCTCAGCAGTCTCAGCAGAGTCCGCGGCCTGCGTCGGCGCCGCCCTGCGAAGAGGGCGTGGAAAGTGGACGGGGCGCGAGACACACTGTCGGATGTCCAGACAAGAGCGTTTTTCAAGGCCGAGACCGAGACGCAACGTTCGCGAGAAGAACCGAGAAAATGTTTGCGGAGACTCGCGGGACGGAAGACATCGAGGAACACAGCGGTCGCAGCAGCCTCTCTGGCAGGACATCAAAGTCTTCTGGGGCGCTCTCAGGCGAGAGGTCCGCGCGCGAGTCCAGGCCATCCGAAAGCGCCACGAGGTGGGAGATCATTCAACTTGCCCAAGTCAAGGACCTCCTCGAAGACGACAATGTCTACGCGTATGTGTTCAACCACTTTCTCGACGAGGAGACCGCGGAACGCAACTTCTCTGTCCGA GTTGAACAGACTTACTCCTTCCAGTCACTTGACTTGGTTGTTCCGACAGAGAA CGCCGGTCACGCGGGATCACGTACACTTACACATACACTGGACTTCACGCTCTGA
- a CDS encoding hypothetical protein (encoded by transcript TGME49_269015~Signal peptide predicted by SignalP 2.0 HMM (probability 0.646) with cleavage site probability 0.453 at residue 17) gives MFNRLVCTLLPFLKLLGKQSTRTEKRRHLDVSKELSDPFRGLPRHRPPAASLTTASAHSDVLHAKTNAFGPTSEGNGPCARSPAIGATSAKALSRKCPGK, from the exons ATGTTCAATCGTCTTGTATGCactctccttccctttcttaAACTCCTCGGCAAGCAAAGCACGCGAAccgagaaaaggcgacatCTCGATGTCAGCAAAGAACTGAGTGACCCGTTTCGTGGTCTTCCACGTCATCGTCCACCCGCCGCATCCCTGACGACCGCCTCCGCTCACTCCGACGTCTTGCACGCGAAGACAAATGCGTTTGGCC CCACCAGCGAAGGAAACGGCCCGTGCGCAAGGTCACCAGCGATCGGAGCAACAAGTGCGAAAGCTCTTTCGAGGAAGTGCCCGGGAAAATAG